Proteins encoded within one genomic window of Nonomuraea gerenzanensis:
- a CDS encoding glycosyltransferase family 4 protein → MAGRAGRALILVENLSVPLDRRVWQESTALRQAGWEVHVICPKGTKQDTEAEIVIDGVHIHRYPLRAATGGPLGFVQEYGSALWHTFRIARRLGPFHVVHGCNPPDLFFLVALAMRWRGTRFVFDQHDLVPELYLSRFGRGRDLLYRGVLLAERLTYRTADVVIATNESYRRIAQTRGGKRPQDVFTVRSAPVVERFHQVPPDASARRGKPHLLCYLGVMGPQDGVDYALRSLARLRDEHGRTDWHAVFVGGGDTFDAMVALSRELGLGDCVEFTGRIPDEDLMRYLSTADVCLSPDPLNPLNDVSTMNKVMEYMAMSRPIVSFELREARVSAGEAALYAPANDESEFAKLIARLLDDPEERRRMGEIGRERVAGPLSWEHSRTALLAAYEAAMRRR, encoded by the coding sequence TTGGCTGGTAGAGCTGGCAGAGCGCTGATCCTCGTCGAGAACCTCTCCGTACCGCTCGACCGCCGGGTGTGGCAGGAGAGCACCGCCCTGCGCCAGGCCGGGTGGGAGGTGCACGTCATCTGCCCGAAGGGCACGAAGCAGGACACCGAGGCGGAGATCGTCATCGACGGCGTCCACATCCACCGCTACCCGCTGCGTGCCGCGACCGGCGGCCCGCTCGGGTTCGTCCAGGAGTACGGCTCCGCGCTGTGGCACACCTTCAGGATCGCCAGGCGGCTCGGCCCCTTCCACGTCGTGCACGGCTGCAACCCGCCCGACCTGTTCTTCCTGGTCGCGCTGGCCATGCGGTGGCGGGGCACGCGGTTCGTCTTCGACCAGCACGACCTGGTGCCCGAGCTGTACCTGTCGCGGTTCGGGCGGGGGCGGGACCTGCTGTACCGGGGGGTGCTGCTGGCGGAGCGGCTGACGTACCGGACGGCGGACGTCGTGATCGCGACCAACGAGAGCTACCGGCGGATCGCGCAGACCAGGGGCGGCAAGCGGCCGCAGGACGTGTTCACGGTGCGCAGCGCGCCCGTGGTCGAGCGGTTCCACCAGGTGCCGCCCGACGCGTCGGCCCGGCGCGGCAAGCCGCACCTGCTGTGCTACCTCGGCGTGATGGGCCCGCAGGACGGCGTGGACTACGCGCTGCGCAGCCTGGCCAGGCTGCGGGACGAGCACGGCAGGACGGACTGGCACGCGGTCTTCGTCGGCGGCGGCGACACGTTCGACGCGATGGTGGCGCTCTCGCGCGAGCTGGGGCTGGGCGACTGCGTGGAGTTCACCGGCCGCATCCCGGACGAGGACCTCATGCGTTACCTCTCGACGGCCGACGTGTGCCTGTCGCCCGACCCGCTCAACCCGCTCAACGACGTCTCGACCATGAACAAGGTCATGGAGTACATGGCCATGTCCAGGCCCATCGTCTCCTTCGAGTTACGCGAGGCCCGCGTGTCGGCGGGCGAGGCGGCGCTGTACGCGCCCGCCAACGACGAGTCGGAGTTCGCCAAGCTCATCGCGCGGCTGCTGGACGACCCGGAGGAGCGGCGGCGGATGGGCGAGATCGGCCGCGAGCGCGTGGCGGGGCCGCTCTCCTGGGAGCACTCCAGGACCGCGCTCCTGGCGGCCTACGAGGCCGCCATGAGGCGGCGATGA